One Bythopirellula goksoeyrii genomic window, GCGGGCAACTGTCTATCTTGCCCAGCTAGGACCGCAAGGCCTGCGCGAAACAGCAAGCCTCTGCTTGCAGAAGTCCCGCTATGCTGCAGAGCAACTTTGTCTGCTCGAACGATTTTCTTTGGCGTTTGACGAACCGACTTTCAAAGAATTCGTTATTCGCGATACGGAGAATCGTGTGGAAGAGTTATTGAATTTTGGACTCGACAAGGGATACTTGGCTGGCCTGCCGCTGGGAAGATGGTACCCAGAACTTGCGGACTGCTTCCTCGTCGCGGTAACAGAGAAACGAACGAAGGCGGAAATCGATGGATTAGTTACAACGCTCGCAAATGCATCTACGCTCACTTCGATACCAGCCACCGCATAGAAAAAGACACATGCGAAATAACCGCGATACTCAACTCTTGTGCGAACTCTCCAAACCAGGTCGCCGGGCCGCGAGACTGCCTGCCTGTGATGTGCCGGAGCGCGAGATCGCTGATTTGCTGCCCGCTGAATCAATTGCACCGAAGCCCCCTGCCCTGCCGGAGGTTACCGAGCCGCAAATCGTGCGGCATTTTGTGAACCTCTCGACGATGAATATGTCGGTCGATACGCATTTCTATCCGCTGGGAAGTTGCACGATGAAGTACAATCCCAAGCGAAATGAACGAGCGGCGGCGATGCCGGGGTTTGCCGACTTGCATCCCTGCCAACCGGAGCAGTCCATCCAAGGAATGCTCGCCTTGCTCTATGAGATGCAAGAATACTTCAAAGAGATTTCGGGGCTCGATGCTTGTAGTTTACAACCTGCGGCCGGTGCCCATGGTGAATTGACTGCCCTCTTGGTGGCTGCAGCTTATTTTCGAGACAACGGCGAAAAACGCACCAAAGTGCTCGTCCCCGACAATGCCCATGGGACCAACCCCGCAAGCGCCGCGATGGCGGGATACAAATCGATCACAGTAAAAACCACCTCGGACGGTTTCGTCGATATGGCCGATCTGGCTGCTAAGCTAGACGATGAAGTAGCCGTCATGATGATCACCAACCCCAGTACACTTGGGCTGTTCGAGCCCCACATGCGCGAGATCGCCGATCAGGTCCACGCACGCGGAGGCCTGATCTATCTCGACGGTGCCAACATGAACGCCATCCTGGGAATCACGCGCCCAGGAGATTGGGGTGCCGACATGCAGCACTACAACCCCCACAAAACATTCAGTGGCCCCCACGGTGGCGGCGGCCCCGGCGCCGGCCCGATCTGCGTCACTGACAAGCTTGCGCCGTACTTGCCGACGCCGATAGTCAGGAAAGGTGGGAGTGGAGGGTCGAGTGTTGAGAACCGGAAGGGAACCGGTAAACTCAATCCTTCACTCAACGCTCAACACTCAACACTCAACTCGCACTACTCTCTCGATTTCGACATGCCAAAAACTATTGGTCGCGTACGCTCCTTCTTTGGCAATGTCGGAGTCTTGGTGCGGGCCTACGCCTATATTCGCACACATGGTCCGGATGGCTTGCGCGCAGTTTCTGAGAATGCGGTCCTCAACGCCAATTATTTACTCAGTCGTGTAAAACACATCTTGCCGGTTCCCCAGGGGAATCGCTGCATGCACGAATTTGTCGCTTCTGCCAACACGCTGAAAAAAGAAAAAGGGATCACGGCGATGGACATCGCCAAACGACTCTTGGACTACGGCTTCCATGCTCCGACAGTGTACTTTCCGTTAACTGTTCCCGAGGCGATGATGTGCGAACCAACTGAGTCAGAAAGCAAAGAATCCCTCGATGCTTTCGCCGAGGTACTGTTCCGGATCACGGAGGAAGATGCTGATTTGCTGCATGACGCACCGCACACCACTTCTGTGAGTCGACCCGATGAGGTCCGTGCAGCCCGCCAACCGGTGCTGACCTGGGCGGCACTGGTTGAGGCCAACTGAGTCATCTTGTGAGTGATGCACATCCTGGTCAGTTGATCTTGGACCCCCCCGGCGACGGTGCCTGGAACATGGCCGTGGATGAGGCGCTACTGCACCTCGCCGCTGAGGAGGGAATTGCCACTTTACGATTCTACCAGTGGCAAGAACCAACGCTCTCGCTGGGTTACTTTCAACAGTTCTCCGACCGCCACCAGCATCCTGCAAGTCTCTCAGCAACCGTGGTGCGCAGGCAAAGTGGCGGGGGAGCAATTCTGCATGACCAGGAATTGACCTACAGCATTTCACTTCCTGCGACGCATCCCTTCGCCAAGAACGCTCAATCTCTGTACGACTCCGTTCATACGATATTGGTATCCATTTTGAAGAGGCATCTATCAAACGCGAGTCAAATTCGCCTATGGGAGAAGGCAATAACTCTCGGCGAGGACGAGCCCTTTCTTTGTTTCCAACGCCGCGCATTGGGAGATATCGTTCTCGACACTTCACTAGCGACTTCCCAACAGGTGGCAACGCACAAAATCGTCGGCTCTGCGCAGCGCCGCAACCGGGGAGCTGTCCTGCAGCATGGCAGCATCTTGCTCGATAATTCGCCGCACAGTCCCGAGCTTCCTGGCGTCAACGATCTCTGCGGATCCACTCTCTCGGCAATCGGGCTTACGGAAGAATTGCGGGATATATTGCCTCCAGCCTTGGCTCTAAGTTGTTTGCACGTCGAAATTAACCGAAAAGTACACACCTTGGCGGAGCGATGGTATAATGAGAAATACGGAAGGGCACAGTGGACGACAAGACGTTAAGCGCGCGTTGCCCACTATGCCGATGATGTTTTTGTCGACTCTTGGTAAGAAGCATACTTCTTTTCCAATGAGAAGCTTAAGTAGCCTCACCCCTCTTGCGAGGGGTTATCCAAGAGTTGGCATGGATTAAAATTCCCTGAGTCATCAGATCATTATTCATAGAATATTTCATATTGGTCTCATGACTTGCTCGTGATATCCTGCGTTTATTAAGGGGTCCTGGGGGGGAGTTACCTTATTCGCGCGTTTTGCTGCTTTGGTATGCGAAATGCGGAGGATCAAGGTGTCTTCGTTCCAGCCCTCGATGGTTTGCTCTGAGGTAGAGATTGCCACGGCTTTCTCTTCACTTGAGCGACAGACTTTTTACTTCGGGCTTTGCCACTTTAGGTGGCCACGGACAGGTGGGGCAATGGACGTTATTCTCAAAGTTATGAAAGGCGCTAAGGCCGGCGCTAAGATTGCCGTCAAGAAGGATGAATTCTTGATCGGTCGTAGCCCCGAGTGCAATCTCTGCTCGGGGAGCACTTCGATTAGCCGCAAACACTGCGCGATCCGGCGCAGTGGTACCAAAGTTACAATCAAAGACATGGGCAGCCGCAATGGGACGCTAGTCAACGGTACAAAAATCACTGAAGAAGTAGAACTGTCCTCCGGTGATACACTTAACATTGGCAATCTTGAATTCTTGGTAACGCTTACCTCTGGCATTAACAACGAAAAGAAACCTCAAGTAAAATCTGTTGCAGAAGCGGCCCAACGAACTGCTACCAAGGCAAGTGGAAGTGATATCGGGGACGACGATATTTCGAAGTGGCTGTTAGAGTCCTCCGATGCCAATGATGGAGTCCTCAGCGAAGAGGCAACCGAAACTCAAACAATTCGACTCGACGACACGAAGGCGAGCGAATTGCGAGATGCTATCAAAGAGATGCGTGCGGAATCTGGTGATGTGATTGATCCTGCTCCAGAGCCAGAAGACCCCGCCTCAGAATCATCCAAAGGTGACGACAAAGGCTCAAAAAAGAAACAAAAACCCGGCAAGCTTCCCCCAATCGATAAGAAAGCTGGTTCCAAGAATAGCGTTGAGGCGGCGGCCGATGCCCTCCGCTCCTGGAGCCGTCGTCGCTAAGTGGTTTCGTCTTTCCATCCTAGCCTTTGGCGGAACCCAATGGTTGAAATCCAAGAACCGTGGGCTTCCGCCGACGGATATTTAAAAGATACCGTGCCTTCCAAAATCCCTTCAATTTTCCACCTGCTATGAAATCTCGCCTCCCCCAAGCTCCTAAGTCAAAAGCTTCGCTCCTTGGCCTGGCCTTCGATGCCGAAGATGATCAGAAGCGAATCACCCGTGGACCCAACTTCTTTCTGGCAGGGGGTTCACAAGACACGCATGGCCGGATGCAAGAAACGGCCATCAAGATTAACGAGCATTTGACTCGCCAAGGAAAAGAAATGGCGGACATTTCGGTCCACGAATTGCGCGATATTGTCAGCGAGATCCACAAATAGAAATTGCGGCTCGCTCGCCACCAGCGCAGACTGGTGACGAGCGAATCCACGTTTTGAATCAGACTGTCTCCATCTCGAATTCTTCTTCAGCAGCAGCTTCATCGGCGGAGACTTCAGCATCTTCCTCAGTCTCAGGACGCACTACGGCCAACTCGGCTGGAGAAAGCTTCACATAGCCCAGGCTTCGAATTACTTCGAGTACTTCGCTGCAAGTCGGAAACATCCGGCCATTCTTGCGCTTGTATTCGTCTAAGGCACTCATGAAGGTGACTTCTTCATCTGAGTAGTCTCGCTCGCATGTGGTCGGGTCGATCTGGCGACGTCGTTGTACTTTGGTCCGACGCTCCAGCTGTGGTGCCGTGCTAGCATCTTCGCAGTTATCTGCCTTGCGACGATCGATCGTTACTTCCTGATCACCGGCTTCTCTCTCGGCATCGATTGCCTTGGGTGACTTGGACTTAGCAGTGCGGCTCTTGGGGGAGGTCTTCGCTTGCTTGGAACTCGATGACTTCTTCGAGGTTTGGCTTGTTTTTGTCGGCATGGGGGAGGTGCTCCTTGTTAGGTAGCCCTGTGGCAGGGCAGGTCACTAAGGGGAAGGGGACGCTAGCAATCATCGGAATGCCGACTGGGCAAAATAGAACAACCACGGAAAATAACCGATTTCCGTAAAGATGACGCTTAGTACGGATATTCCGGCTTGGGGAAACCTTCCGGCCATGACAGCACCATGTGGGAATCTTTCCGTCACAACTGTCAGGATTTGTCTTTTGGGTTGCGTAGACCTGCAGAGACTGCTATTTTTCCGCCCCGTTGAAAGAGTCTCCTGACCAGACAGTCCATCTCATGCTCGAGAGGAACGCGCGACAGTGCGGCACCTATCATGCACCAAACACTCCCTACCTGCTGCTTGCTCATCGTTCCGCTCACGCTGTTGGCCGGCTGTAACAACATGAATTCGCAAGCGCTCAATTCCGAGGGAGTGCGCCTCTACCAGAATGGCAACTACCAACAAGCCGCCAGCCAGTTTCAGCGAGCGATCGCTACCAATCCGCAGTCGGCCAGTGGGTACTACAACCTCGCATCAGCGCTGCATAAGACAGGGAAACTCCAGAACAATCCTCAAGACTTAAAACAAGCTGAGCAATTGTACAATCAATGCCTCGACTACGATCCGAACTATACGGAGTGTTATCGTGGGCTAGCCGTGCTGCTCGCGGAAACGGGTCGGCAAGACGCGTCTTATCGACTCCTGGAAGGCTGGGCGGAGCGGAATCCGCACCTGGCTGACCCTCGCATTGAACTGGCTCGCATGTACGAAGAAAACAACAACCTACCGCAAGCATCAGCGAAGCTGGAAGAAGCAATCACCGTCGATCCCTACAATAGCCGGGCACTCACTGCCTTGGGGCGCTTACGTGAATCCTCGGGAGACACTCAACAGGCTTTGGCAAACTACCAACGCTCATTGTCTCTCAACCATTATCAACCTGCCATCGAAGCCCGTGTCGCTTCGTTGCAAGCTACTCAGGCTGGGGGAGCACCGGTCGTAACGCCTCCCAATGGCACACGTACCGTACAGCAGCCACCGCCGAACACACGGTACTAGCCGATTACTAAGTGCGAACGGGCCGCGTTACACTTAAATGCCGCTGCCAAGTCTCGCCCCCATTCTCGGGGAAATCGCTCCGCAGATGTACCCCTCGGGATTCTTCACGTTCGAGTGCCAACTGAATCATAACCCGAGAGACCAAGAGCATGTTCTGTAGTTCCCAACCTGTCGGGTCGGAGAACTGACGGCTTAAAGCATACTGGCACCAGCCGTCGATGGTCTTCCCGGCGTTTTGCAGATCTCCTCCATCGCGAAGGACTCCTGCGGATCGCCACATCAGGCTCTTAAGCGAGTTGCGGATATCAGCGAGGTCCAGTGGTTCGCCACTTGGCTCACTCTCGGGGTTGCCCAGCGGAATCGCTTGGAAGTTGTCGGGGACCTCCAGCGCGGCTGCAGAAGCAGACTCGCCGGCGTGGGCTCCGTAGACCAAACCTTCGAGTAAGCTATTCGAAGCCAAACGGTTGGCACCATGCAGGCCACTGCTAGTGACTTCCCCAGCAGCCCACAGTCCTGGCAAAGTAGTTGCCCCTTGCTGATCGACCGACAAGCCACCAATCATGTAGTGAGCTCCGGGCCGCACGGGAATACGGTCCTGAGTGACATCGATCCCAAATTCGGCGCAACTTCTGGTGATCCCTGGAAACCGACTCCGCACATGTGCAGAATCAAGTACTGTGAGATCGAGATAAGCACACGGATGGTGCGTCTTATGCATGCGGTCCACGATGGCTTGACTTACCACATCGCGCGGGGCCAATTCTCCTCTCTCATCGTAGCTCGGCATAAACCGCTCGCCATTGGCATCGACCAGTATGGCGCCCTCGCCTCGCACTGCTTCAGTGATTAGCGTGCGACTGCTCCCTGCAATGTAGAGCACCGTGGGATGAAATTGCATAAACTCCATATCGCGGAGCTCCGCCCCGGCACGAAAGGCAATCGCATGGCCATCCCCTGTGGCTACGGGCGGGTTGGTCGTCTCACGATAGATTTGACCGACGCCTCCTGTGCAGAGAATCGTTTGTTTCGCCCACACAAAAGTGCGGCCATGGTTTTGATGCCACACCAATGCCCCGCGACACTGTCCCTCATGGGTCAACAAGTCGATCGTAAACGTGTCCTGCCACATCTGGGCACCAAGCTCTTCGCGGGCCCGCTGAATCATGGCCCGCATGATTTCTTTGCCTGTCGCATCCCCCAAGGCATGTACGATGCGATGATGGCTGTGCCCTCCCTCACGGCCAAGCAAAAGCTCGCCATCCGATTCTTGATCGAACACGGTACCCCACTCGATTAACTGTCGAATGTGTGCAGGAGCCTCACGGATAACCATCTCCACAACCTCTCGATTACAGAGGTCGGCACCCGCAATCAGTGTATCGGTTATGTGGTCTTCAAACCGATCCTCCGGAGCGAGCACCCCAGCTATTCCACCCTGGGCATACGCCGAGTTGGATTCATTCCAACGATCCTTTGTTACCACCAACGCCGACAACCGAGGATCGATCGCCATCGTCGCCCGCAGGCCAGCGATCCCCCCGCCAATGACGAGTACATCAACAAAGTGATGCGGAATCCGTTTGGGATCGAATGAGACGAGGTAACGGGGGATGGACGAGTTCATGCAAGCATTGTGGGGCAAATCGGGAACAATTACCAGCCACCGCTACAACACTCAATCCTTCTCCCCAGATGTCGCCGTTCCTTTGATGTATGCCCGTACTTGGTCGGCATATTCAATTGGCGTTTGCCCACGATAGGAATCCTTCAACTCACGAAGCTTGTCCTGAATGGCTTGCGACTGGTATCCTCGATGTCCGGGGCGTAAGCCGAGGCTGAGGAGGGCATCGTTAAGCTTCTGCTGGGCCTCATCCCCTTCGGGGCCTTCCTGTTCAGCGGCATTTATGAGTCCCTTCCACCGATCGACAAATTTCTTCAAGTCCTCTTTACTCCAGCCAAGTTTGTCTAGCAATTCCTGATCGACATTGTCTTTGCCGAGTTGATCTTCCAATCGGTCGAGTACCAAGTCACTTTGCTGGCGAGCGAACTCCAAATTTGCTTCGTCCCCGGGTTGAAGTTCACCAGCAGGTGGAGGCGAACTCGATCCCCCCGTTCCCCCACCGGGTGGCTGTTGGCCTGCCGTATTCGACGGGTTGGCTTGGTCTGACATTTCCGGTTTGCCTTCGCTGCCCGAAGCCTCGTTGCCGGGATCTTGAGACTCTTCACCGGCGGCAGTTTGTCCCTCTTCGCCACCCGGCTCGCTGCCGCTAGCCTCGGCTGACTCTTTGCTGCCCTCACCCGATTGGTCTTCAGCAGACTCGCCGGTGGGTTTGTCGGAAGCACCGTCGGTTCCGGGTCGGGCGGAATCCTCGCCAGCACCTGGCTCAGCTGCCTGTCCAGCACCATCGTCGGCAGCCGTATTCTCGCCTGCCGCGCCGGTTCCTTCAGAGTCTGCCTGCTGACCAGCGCCTTCTTGACCGCCACCTGAGCGATCTCCCCCCTGCCCTCCTTGGGAATCGGATTCTTTGTTGCCACGTCCTTGGCCGGGGGCTTCTTGATCGTTTTCTTGCGGATCCTGAGAGTCTTCGCCAGGTTTGTCGTTTGGTTTCTTTTCAATTGCATCTGGGGAACCTTGTTCCTCGCCGGGGTTTTCACCCGCCCCAGGATCGCCTTGCTCGCCAGACATTTCTCCGGTCGGAGCCTCTTGTTCTTTGTCGGACTGCTGGGTCTCCATTGGCTGCTCGCTTTGTTCCTCGCCAGCGGGATCCCCGTCCGCCCCTGCGCCCTGCGACTCGCGATCTTGCTCCGCGCCCTCAGATCCAGACTCCCCTTGCTGGGAATCAGATTCCTCCGCATCCGCGGAGTCCGAAGCATCACCAGTTTGATCAGAGTCAGGCGTCCCTTCGCTACCTTCTCCGCCAGGCTGAGTTTCGGCCTCTCCTTCCTGCCCCTCCTGGGACTCACCTTCCTGCGGCTGTCCCCCTTGTTGATCCTGAGAGTTCGCGTCCTCCTCGGCAAAGTGATCAGAAATCCTATCAAAGGCCTCGCCGTCGTCATCTCCCTCGGCAGAGACATCTCCCGGCTGTTGCTGTTCGCTCTGCTCTGAATTCTCGCCGCCGCCACCCTCCTGGTTTTCCTGCTGATCTCCAGACCCCCCTTCTGACTCTTGATTTTCTCCGCCTCCTCCTTCACCACCTAATTGCTGTTCACCTTGGCCTTCGCCTCCTTCACCCTCTGCGCCTTCTCCACCCTCACCTTGCTCGCCTTCTTCACCAGATTCACCTCCAGCACCGCTTGCCTCACCCTGTTCGTCGCCACTCTCACCTCCTTCGCCCTGTTCACCCTCTCCACCTCCTTGACCTTGTTCTTGGCCCTCACCGTTTTGGTTCTGTTGATCGAACTGCGGTGGACCGACGACCCGGATTTTTAGCCGCTCTGTCTCGGCAACATTCGCCTGCGGGCGACGATTGTCCGATGCTGTAGCCCAGTATTCCATAATGTCGCCCGGCTTGAGTTCCAACTCTTCAGGTGTTGCCGTGAAGCTGCCGACAAAGCGTCCTTCATGGTCTGCTTGGAGCAACCCATGATCGAGCATCTTTTTTCCCTCTAATTGGCCCAGGAGTGACACCTTGCTTAGAAGGAAATCTGGATCACGTGCCTCGATCTCGACAGTGAACTGCTGATTCACTGGCACGTCGAGCTGTTCGACTAATTGGCCCTCCTCGTCACGCGGTGCAAGGATTTGAATCTCGGGAGCGTAGTCAGGTGTGACGTCGATTTCGTACTTCGGCGGCAGGTTGTTCGTGCGGCCACTCTCGGTCTTGTAGCGGAGCACATAGCTCTCGTATTTTGGCGTCCGGCGATCTTCCTTGAGTTCCAAAGTGAAATCGGCACTGGCTTTCTCGCCTTGGGACTTCATCGTCAGGTCATGTCGCCCATCAGCTGCGAAATCGACGTGGGCACTGGCGATCTCCTGATTTGCCTGGGCATGAAGAATGACCTTCGTTCCTTCCAGTGCGTGGATGTCACCTGTTCCCTCAACTTCGCGCGACGCAAGTCCCGTGTAGGCAGGAAACTCATAACGAATCCGTTCAACCACAATCGTTGGACGTGCAAAAACCGTCGCCCGATACTTGGACGACCGCGCATCACCTGCCGTGATCCAGTAATCCAAATCTTGCTGCACTCCCCCACCATCGCCGCTGGAGAAACGGTCTGGTATTTTCCCTTCGTAGCGCAAACCACCGGCGGCTGGAGACATCGCAATCACCCGGTCCTCCGCCTGACCATCGAGAGTCGAGTAATGCACTTCGACCGGTTCGTCTTCGTTGAGTCCCAGCACCTCTGCAGAGATCGGCAACGGTTCCCCCCGAGCGAGCGAAGTCTCTCCAGGAGTAACGTCCAAAATCTCCACACGGCTGGGCACCGCGATTTCCGACCATGGCATCAGTACTCGCGATATTGAGGTCGTCAGATTCTTCGGCGAAAGCACACGATACAAAGCACACAGTGCCACCACCGCTACCAGCACGTAACCAAGTCGCAACAGGACCGAACGGTCGACAACTGTATCCATCGACACCTCCGACAATCGCTGAGCCGCCTGGTGTTCAATGGCTTGATAGACTTTTTGTGAGAGTTGTCGCCGGTGCGTGCGGAGCAACAGGAAATTGAGCAAACTGTTTTTCAGCGAGGGAGTATTTCTCTCGATGAGCTGCGCCGCATAAGCAGGGTTGATCGACCGCGACATCAGCGGCCAAAAAGCTCGCCAACTGTACCACCCCACGCCCACCAAAAGCAGGCCGAGCAACACTAGGCGTGCGGTGCCACTCCACCCCCCGGGGATCACCCACTGATCGAGCACCGCGGCGGTCAACAAAAAGGCCAACACGCCGATGACCAGCGTGATAATACCCGCCATCAGGTCGAGCAGTTTGAGCGAGCGGAGAGTACGTCGAATCTGCTCATCTACTAACCGTTCTTCAGCCCGACTCGCAGAGGACGGCGTAGATTCGGTAACACTGGCCATGGCAGTTGGTGATTCTCAAGTTCCTTGGAAAGCAAGCGGGGACTTATTTCATTATAGGGTCCCCGCTCCAGAAATAAGGCCGCTGTCCTGAGATTTTGAAGATACGAAGCCCGGAGGACGTGGTCCTCCGGCTTGGGGGAGCATCGCTTCCCCCCTAGCCGGACCCGCCACGCGGTCCGGGAAAAACGGCATTTCGCCAAAAAACACTTGCACTACAATATGCACATGGGTACAGTACTGGCTTATTGAGTATCTCTCCCCATTTACCTCAGGAAACCCAAAGCCATGCCGTGCTTCCTTTTCACTTGCCACGCACATGGCTCTTGGATGCCCGATCGCGAGCAAGGTTATGTCAAACGGGGCAAGGGCATCTTGCCAACTGATCTACACATGAATCGACTCTATACCGAGTCCATAGTAGAAACCTTTGTGTTGTTCGACAGCAATATGCAAATCGCTTTGATTGAAAGCCTGCTCGAGTCCGCACCGAAACAGAAATTCGAGCTCTACGCGGTTGCGACCGATAGAACTCATGTTCACGCCTTGTTGAGTTGGTGTGACCAACGAAAGGGGACAAAGTTACGCGGTCTAGTGAAAGGTTCCCTGTCTCGCTATCTCAACAAGAAGTCGGAACGTCGCACCTGGCTTGCCGAAAAAGGGAGTTGTAAGCAAGTAAAGCATCGAGGGCATTTCGATCACCTCAAAGTGATTTACTTGCCGATGCATCGAGGGTGGAAGTGGGATCGCGAAAGAGGATTTTATCGTTGAGCAACGCTTGCTGCTAATTCCCGGTGGGCAGTGGCCCTCCGGCTATGGTTTCTAATCTCTTCCCTAGCCGGACCGCCACGCGGTCCGGGACCAACCCAGGAGTGCGAGACATCTCGGCTAGGGCCTCCGGCAATGCAACAGCAAGGTCCCACCGAGCAACAGCAACACTACCGAACTCGGTTCGGGGATCGACCACAACGCGATGCCACTACGGCCGTCGGCAAGATTAAAGGTGTAAGCAACTTGGCCGTGATTGTTAAATCCCTTTTGTGCAAAGCCGACTTGCCTGATAGTACTTCCAAGAAATTCATCATCCACCTGGGCAAGGGGAATGAGGCCCAGCGAATCGTCATAAAAAAAGATGCCTCTACCGAAAGAACTGTAAGAGGCATAAAAAACCATTTGCCCCGCTTCATTGATGGCAGGATCGGTGAACGACAAGAAGTTGCCCGTACCCTTTGGTACGGGCTGCCCTTCGCGTGCTATTTGAACCAGCGAAGCACCATCGCTGCGGAAGATGCCACTATCGTCGGAGAGACCTCCTGTGGTGTCGTTGAGATCGGAATGAAATGCCACCTGCCCCATGTTGTTGAGAGAGGGGAACTGGAAATCGGAAAAGATACCGTTTCCGTTGGGAGCCGATTCTCCCTCACGAACCATCTGGACAATCGTCGATCCATCGCCCAAAAAAATTCCGCGGTCGTCTATTGTCCCTCCACTGGTGCTATCGAGGAAACTGAGAAAAGCCACTTGCCCGGCGTCATTGATTGCGGGAGGTGCGATACTGGAACTGAACAACAAAAAAGTTCCATTGCCATCGGGGGCGTTCTGCCCCTTGCGCGCAATTTCTGTGAGTGACTGGCTATCACTTCGAAAGATACCACTATCGTCACTGTCACCACCGCTCGTGCCTGTGAGCAATCCGACAAAAGCTGACTGACCCGCGTTGTTGAGAGTTGTGTCACTGGGCGAAGCATTGCCGGCGATACGGGAAA contains:
- the gcvPB gene encoding aminomethyl-transferring glycine dehydrogenase subunit GcvPB yields the protein MRNNRDTQLLCELSKPGRRAARLPACDVPEREIADLLPAESIAPKPPALPEVTEPQIVRHFVNLSTMNMSVDTHFYPLGSCTMKYNPKRNERAAAMPGFADLHPCQPEQSIQGMLALLYEMQEYFKEISGLDACSLQPAAGAHGELTALLVAAAYFRDNGEKRTKVLVPDNAHGTNPASAAMAGYKSITVKTTSDGFVDMADLAAKLDDEVAVMMITNPSTLGLFEPHMREIADQVHARGGLIYLDGANMNAILGITRPGDWGADMQHYNPHKTFSGPHGGGGPGAGPICVTDKLAPYLPTPIVRKGGSGGSSVENRKGTGKLNPSLNAQHSTLNSHYSLDFDMPKTIGRVRSFFGNVGVLVRAYAYIRTHGPDGLRAVSENAVLNANYLLSRVKHILPVPQGNRCMHEFVASANTLKKEKGITAMDIAKRLLDYGFHAPTVYFPLTVPEAMMCEPTESESKESLDAFAEVLFRITEEDADLLHDAPHTTSVSRPDEVRAARQPVLTWAALVEAN
- a CDS encoding lipoate--protein ligase family protein, with the translated sequence MSDAHPGQLILDPPGDGAWNMAVDEALLHLAAEEGIATLRFYQWQEPTLSLGYFQQFSDRHQHPASLSATVVRRQSGGGAILHDQELTYSISLPATHPFAKNAQSLYDSVHTILVSILKRHLSNASQIRLWEKAITLGEDEPFLCFQRRALGDIVLDTSLATSQQVATHKIVGSAQRRNRGAVLQHGSILLDNSPHSPELPGVNDLCGSTLSAIGLTEELRDILPPALALSCLHVEINRKVHTLAERWYNEKYGRAQWTTRR
- a CDS encoding FHA domain-containing protein, giving the protein MSSFQPSMVCSEVEIATAFSSLERQTFYFGLCHFRWPRTGGAMDVILKVMKGAKAGAKIAVKKDEFLIGRSPECNLCSGSTSISRKHCAIRRSGTKVTIKDMGSRNGTLVNGTKITEEVELSSGDTLNIGNLEFLVTLTSGINNEKKPQVKSVAEAAQRTATKASGSDIGDDDISKWLLESSDANDGVLSEEATETQTIRLDDTKASELRDAIKEMRAESGDVIDPAPEPEDPASESSKGDDKGSKKKQKPGKLPPIDKKAGSKNSVEAAADALRSWSRRR
- a CDS encoding tetratricopeptide repeat protein; translated protein: MHQTLPTCCLLIVPLTLLAGCNNMNSQALNSEGVRLYQNGNYQQAASQFQRAIATNPQSASGYYNLASALHKTGKLQNNPQDLKQAEQLYNQCLDYDPNYTECYRGLAVLLAETGRQDASYRLLEGWAERNPHLADPRIELARMYEENNNLPQASAKLEEAITVDPYNSRALTALGRLRESSGDTQQALANYQRSLSLNHYQPAIEARVASLQATQAGGAPVVTPPNGTRTVQQPPPNTRY
- the nadB gene encoding L-aspartate oxidase — protein: MNSSIPRYLVSFDPKRIPHHFVDVLVIGGGIAGLRATMAIDPRLSALVVTKDRWNESNSAYAQGGIAGVLAPEDRFEDHITDTLIAGADLCNREVVEMVIREAPAHIRQLIEWGTVFDQESDGELLLGREGGHSHHRIVHALGDATGKEIMRAMIQRAREELGAQMWQDTFTIDLLTHEGQCRGALVWHQNHGRTFVWAKQTILCTGGVGQIYRETTNPPVATGDGHAIAFRAGAELRDMEFMQFHPTVLYIAGSSRTLITEAVRGEGAILVDANGERFMPSYDERGELAPRDVVSQAIVDRMHKTHHPCAYLDLTVLDSAHVRSRFPGITRSCAEFGIDVTQDRIPVRPGAHYMIGGLSVDQQGATTLPGLWAAGEVTSSGLHGANRLASNSLLEGLVYGAHAGESASAAALEVPDNFQAIPLGNPESEPSGEPLDLADIRNSLKSLMWRSAGVLRDGGDLQNAGKTIDGWCQYALSRQFSDPTGWELQNMLLVSRVMIQLALEREESRGVHLRSDFPENGGETWQRHLSVTRPVRT
- a CDS encoding putative sodium/potassium/calcium exchanger, yielding MASVTESTPSSASRAEERLVDEQIRRTLRSLKLLDLMAGIITLVIGVLAFLLTAAVLDQWVIPGGWSGTARLVLLGLLLVGVGWYSWRAFWPLMSRSINPAYAAQLIERNTPSLKNSLLNFLLLRTHRRQLSQKVYQAIEHQAAQRLSEVSMDTVVDRSVLLRLGYVLVAVVALCALYRVLSPKNLTTSISRVLMPWSEIAVPSRVEILDVTPGETSLARGEPLPISAEVLGLNEDEPVEVHYSTLDGQAEDRVIAMSPAAGGLRYEGKIPDRFSSGDGGGVQQDLDYWITAGDARSSKYRATVFARPTIVVERIRYEFPAYTGLASREVEGTGDIHALEGTKVILHAQANQEIASAHVDFAADGRHDLTMKSQGEKASADFTLELKEDRRTPKYESYVLRYKTESGRTNNLPPKYEIDVTPDYAPEIQILAPRDEEGQLVEQLDVPVNQQFTVEIEARDPDFLLSKVSLLGQLEGKKMLDHGLLQADHEGRFVGSFTATPEELELKPGDIMEYWATASDNRRPQANVAETERLKIRVVGPPQFDQQNQNGEGQEQGQGGGEGEQGEGGESGDEQGEASGAGGESGEEGEQGEGGEGAEGEGGEGQGEQQLGGEGGGGENQESEGGSGDQQENQEGGGGENSEQSEQQQPGDVSAEGDDDGEAFDRISDHFAEEDANSQDQQGGQPQEGESQEGQEGEAETQPGGEGSEGTPDSDQTGDASDSADAEESDSQQGESGSEGAEQDRESQGAGADGDPAGEEQSEQPMETQQSDKEQEAPTGEMSGEQGDPGAGENPGEEQGSPDAIEKKPNDKPGEDSQDPQENDQEAPGQGRGNKESDSQGGQGGDRSGGGQEGAGQQADSEGTGAAGENTAADDGAGQAAEPGAGEDSARPGTDGASDKPTGESAEDQSGEGSKESAEASGSEPGGEEGQTAAGEESQDPGNEASGSEGKPEMSDQANPSNTAGQQPPGGGTGGSSSPPPAGELQPGDEANLEFARQQSDLVLDRLEDQLGKDNVDQELLDKLGWSKEDLKKFVDRWKGLINAAEQEGPEGDEAQQKLNDALLSLGLRPGHRGYQSQAIQDKLRELKDSYRGQTPIEYADQVRAYIKGTATSGEKD